In the genome of Planctomyces sp. SH-PL62, the window GCAGGACGGCGAGGGCCGCGATCGACAGCAGGCCGTGCAGCGCCGCCTGGCCCCGCAGCCCCAGCCGGGCGGAGGTGGCGTGCGCATAGGCGTAGCCGGCCAGGAGCACCGCCTGGAAGAACAACAGGCATGCATTCCAGACCCCCGGCGTCCCGCCGAACGCCGGCAGCGACATCTTGCCCACCATCGGCTGGATGGCGAACAGCAGGGACGAGGCCGCCAGGGTCGCCAGCCCGAAAATCCCGATCAAACCCGTTTTTTTCATTACCCCCTCATAGACGACCCTTCGGATCCTACAATACAATCGTGCGAAGTCGAACAGTGCGGCTAGAATTGTCCCGAGGCCATGCCGGGATCGGCAGGTCGCGTCGGCTCGATCTCGGTTAAGGATCCCCCCGAAGTTGTCCCATCACCATTGGCCCGGCAGCCGTATAGGATTCCGGTCGTTCCTCCGCGCCCAGCGAGAAGCCCTCAAGCGACGGCCCGAGGAGGCTCCGCTCGACGATCGGAACCGGAATCACCCGGCCCTGCGGCACCGACCACTGCTGGAACTCTATCGCGAGCTGTACGGGCTGCTCAAAGGCCGACGCGCGACGTTCGCGACGGCGCTGTTGACGCTGTCGTTGGCGACGTTCCTGAAGCTGGTCCCCCCGGCGGCGACCAAGTTCGCGATCGACTACGTCCTGCTGGGCCACCCGATCCCGGCGTCGATCCTGCGGTGGTCGCCGGCGCCCCTGCCGGAATCGCCCCAGGCCCTGCTCCGCATCCTGGTCGTGGCCGTGGCCGCGGTGACGTTGCTGGGGACGTTCGCCAACGTCTGGGCCCGCTGGATCGCCACCAGGGTCAGCAAGCGGGTCCAGGTCGACGTCCGCCGCACGGTCTACGACCACGCCATGAGGCTGCCGCTGCACCGGGTCTACGCGCTGAAGTCGGGCGGGGCGTCGAGCCTGCTTCGCGAGGACGCCGGGGCGATCGGCGAACTGCTGTTCAGCATGGTCTTCAACCCCTGGCGGGCCGTCATCCAGTTCGCCGGCGGGCTGATCGTGCTGGCCTGGGTCGACTGGCGGCTTCTGGCCGGCGCGCTCCCGCTGCTGCCGGGCTTCTACCTCGCCGACCGCTTCTGGAACCGCACCATCCGGCCGACCTACCGCGAGATCCGCAAGAAGCGCCAGCAGATGGACGCCGCGGCGACCGAGGTGTTCGGCGGCATGCGGATCGTCCGCGCGTTCGGGAGGCAGCGGAGCGAGTCGATCCGGTACACGATCGAGAGCCACGTGATGGTCCGCCTGGAGCTCTTCGCCTGGTGGATCTCGCGGGTCGCCGAGGTGACCTGGGAGCTGCTGGTGCCGCTGGGCTCGGTCGTCCTGCTCTACTACGGCGGGTCGCAGGTCCTCTCGGGCCGGCTCTCGCTGGGCGACATGATGATGTTCCTGGTCTACCTGACGATGCTTCTGGAACCGATGGCCGTCCTGGCGACGAGCGTCACCCTGTTCCAGAACCAGCTCTCGGGCTTCGACCGGGTGCTCGACATCCTGGCGGAACCCCGCGAGATGACCGACCAGCCCGGCGAGCGCAAGGTCGTGAAGGGCCGGATCGCCGGCCGGATCACCTTGCAAGACGTCTCGTTCTCCTACCCCGGATCGGACCGGATGGTCCTGAGCCAGGTGAACCTGGACGTCAAGCCGGGGGAGACGATCGCGCTGGTGGGCCGGAGCGGGTCGGGCAAGACGACCCTGTGCAACCTCGTCGCGCGGTTCTACGACCCGACCTCCGGCGTGGTCCGGCTCGACGGCGTGCCGCTGCCGGAGTACGACGTCGAGAGCTACCGACGGCTCCTGGGCGTGGTCGAGCAGGACGTCTTCCTGTTCGACGGCACCATCGCCGAGAACATCAGCTACGGCGACCGTTCGGCCTCGCTGGCGCAGATCATGGAGGCCGCCGAGGCCGCCAACGCCGCCGAGTTCATCGAACGCCTCCCGGACGGCTACGACACCTTCATCGGCGAGCGCGGCGTCCTGCTCAGCGGCGGCCAGCGCCAGCGGCTGGCGATCGCCCGGGCGATCCTCACCGACCCCCGCATCTTCATCCTCGACGAGGCCACCAGCAACCTCGACAGCGAGAGCGAACGCCTGATCCAGCAGAGCCTGGGCCAGCTCCTCAAGGGCCGGACCTCGTTCGTCATCGCCCACCGCCTCAGCACCATCAAGAGCGCCGACCGCATCCTCGTGATGGAGAACGGCGTCGTCGTCGAGGCCGGCGCCCATGACGACCTCATGGCCGCCGCCGGCCCCT includes:
- a CDS encoding ABC transporter ATP-binding protein — protein: MSHHHWPGSRIGFRSFLRAQREALKRRPEEAPLDDRNRNHPALRHRPLLELYRELYGLLKGRRATFATALLTLSLATFLKLVPPAATKFAIDYVLLGHPIPASILRWSPAPLPESPQALLRILVVAVAAVTLLGTFANVWARWIATRVSKRVQVDVRRTVYDHAMRLPLHRVYALKSGGASSLLREDAGAIGELLFSMVFNPWRAVIQFAGGLIVLAWVDWRLLAGALPLLPGFYLADRFWNRTIRPTYREIRKKRQQMDAAATEVFGGMRIVRAFGRQRSESIRYTIESHVMVRLELFAWWISRVAEVTWELLVPLGSVVLLYYGGSQVLSGRLSLGDMMMFLVYLTMLLEPMAVLATSVTLFQNQLSGFDRVLDILAEPREMTDQPGERKVVKGRIAGRITLQDVSFSYPGSDRMVLSQVNLDVKPGETIALVGRSGSGKTTLCNLVARFYDPTSGVVRLDGVPLPEYDVESYRRLLGVVEQDVFLFDGTIAENISYGDRSASLAQIMEAAEAANAAEFIERLPDGYDTFIGERGVLLSGGQRQRLAIARAILTDPRIFILDEATSNLDSESERLIQQSLGQLLKGRTSFVIAHRLSTIKSADRILVMENGVVVEAGAHDDLMAAAGPYRDMVELQSLSGQP